A section of the Ovis canadensis isolate MfBH-ARS-UI-01 breed Bighorn chromosome 1, ARS-UI_OviCan_v2, whole genome shotgun sequence genome encodes:
- the S100A1 gene encoding protein S100-A1 has translation MGSELETAMETLINVFHAHSGKEGDKYKLSKKELKELLQTELSGFLDAQKDADAVDKVMKELDENGDGEVDFQEYVVLVAALTVACNNFFWENS, from the exons ATGGGCTCTGAGCTGGAGACGGCGATGGAGACTCTCATCAATGTGTTCCATGCCCACTCGGGCAAAGAGGGAGACAAGTACAAGCTGAGCAAGAAGGAGCTGAAAGAGCTGCTGCAGACGGAGCTCTCCGGCTTCCTGGAT GCCCAGAAGGATGCAGATGCTGTGGACAAGGTGATGAAGGAGCTCGATGAGAATGGAGACGGGGAGGTGGACTTCCAGGAGTATGTGGTGCTGGTGGCTGCCCTCACAGTGGCATGCAACAACTTCTTCTGGGAGAACAGTTGA
- the CHTOP gene encoding chromatin target of PRMT1 protein isoform X1 encodes MAAQSAPKVVLKSTTKMSLNERFTNMLKNKQPMPVNIRASMQQQQQLASARNRRLAQQMENRPSVQAALKLKQKSLKQRLGKSNIQARLGRPIGTLARGAIGGRGLPIIQRGLPRGGLRGGRATRTLLRGGMSLRGQNLLRGGRAVAPRMGLRRGGVRGRGGPGRGGLGRGAMGRGGIGSRGRGMIGRGRGGFGGRGRGRGRGRGALARPVLTKEQLDNQLDAYMSKTKGHLDAELDAYMAQTDPETND; translated from the exons ATGGCTGCACAGTCTGCGCCGAAAGTTGTGCTAAAAAGCACCACCAAGATGTCTCTAAATGAGCG CTTTACTAATATGCTGAAGAACAAACAGCCGatgccagtgaatattcgggcttcgatgcagcaacagcagcagctagcCAGTGCCAGAAACAGAAGACTGGCCCAGCAGATGGAGAATAGACCCTCTGTCCAGGCAGCATTAAAACTTAAGCAG AAGAGCTTAAAGCAGCGCCTGGGTAAGAGTAACATCCAGGCACGGTTAGGCCGACCCATAGGGACCTTGGCCAGGGGAGCAATCGGAGGAAGAGGCCTGCCCATTATCCAGAGAGGCTTGCCCAGAGGAGGACTTCGTGGGGGACGTGCCACAAGAACCCTGCTTAGGGGCGGGATGTCGCTCCGAG GTCAAAACCTGCTCCGAGGTGGACGAGCCGTAGCTCCCCGAATGggcttaagaagaggtggtgttCGAGGTCGTGGAGGTCCTGGGAGAGGGGGCCTAGGGCGTGGAGCTATGGGTCGTGGCGGAATCGGTAGTAGAG GTCGGGGTATGATAGGTCGGGGAAGAGGGGGCTTTGGAGGCAGAGGCCGAGGCCGTGGACGAGGGAGAGGTGCCCTTGCTCGCCCTGTACTGACCAAGGAGCAGCTGGACAACCAGTTGGACGCGTACATGTCGAAAACAAAAGGACACCTGGATGCTGAGTTGGATGCTTACATGGCTCAGACAGATCCCGAAACCAATGATTGA
- the CHTOP gene encoding chromatin target of PRMT1 protein isoform X2: MAAQSAPKVVLKSTTKMSLNERFTNMLKNKQPMPVNIRASMQQQQQLASARNRRLAQQMENRPSVQAALKLKQSLKQRLGKSNIQARLGRPIGTLARGAIGGRGLPIIQRGLPRGGLRGGRATRTLLRGGMSLRGQNLLRGGRAVAPRMGLRRGGVRGRGGPGRGGLGRGAMGRGGIGSRGRGMIGRGRGGFGGRGRGRGRGRGALARPVLTKEQLDNQLDAYMSKTKGHLDAELDAYMAQTDPETND, encoded by the exons ATGGCTGCACAGTCTGCGCCGAAAGTTGTGCTAAAAAGCACCACCAAGATGTCTCTAAATGAGCG CTTTACTAATATGCTGAAGAACAAACAGCCGatgccagtgaatattcgggcttcgatgcagcaacagcagcagctagcCAGTGCCAGAAACAGAAGACTGGCCCAGCAGATGGAGAATAGACCCTCTGTCCAGGCAGCATTAAAACTTAAGCAG AGCTTAAAGCAGCGCCTGGGTAAGAGTAACATCCAGGCACGGTTAGGCCGACCCATAGGGACCTTGGCCAGGGGAGCAATCGGAGGAAGAGGCCTGCCCATTATCCAGAGAGGCTTGCCCAGAGGAGGACTTCGTGGGGGACGTGCCACAAGAACCCTGCTTAGGGGCGGGATGTCGCTCCGAG GTCAAAACCTGCTCCGAGGTGGACGAGCCGTAGCTCCCCGAATGggcttaagaagaggtggtgttCGAGGTCGTGGAGGTCCTGGGAGAGGGGGCCTAGGGCGTGGAGCTATGGGTCGTGGCGGAATCGGTAGTAGAG GTCGGGGTATGATAGGTCGGGGAAGAGGGGGCTTTGGAGGCAGAGGCCGAGGCCGTGGACGAGGGAGAGGTGCCCTTGCTCGCCCTGTACTGACCAAGGAGCAGCTGGACAACCAGTTGGACGCGTACATGTCGAAAACAAAAGGACACCTGGATGCTGAGTTGGATGCTTACATGGCTCAGACAGATCCCGAAACCAATGATTGA